From Microbacterium croceum, a single genomic window includes:
- the nhaA gene encoding Na+/H+ antiporter NhaA yields the protein MSTSPSRFSLAPHELWRGIRSNARSDVLGGSLLLVATVAALILANSPAAPWYESVRDFTFGIPELHLELSVGAWAADGLLAIFFFVVGLELKEEFVTGRLRDPRQAALPIAAAVGGVAVPALIFVMINVNSGADVLRGWAIPTATDIAFAVAVIAVVGKFLPPALRVFLLTLAIIDDLIAITIIATFYTETISVPWLALALLPLAGFALLAQKGVCAWWILLPLAIAVWVCIHTAGVHATVAGVLLGFVVPVVPTERARVRAGNDESGEPLYDGMAPHFADRWGVVATLFAVPIFAFFAAGVTIGGLDGLRSALTDPITIGIIVGLVAGKPIGILATTFLLSRLPALRLDETLRWPDLVGMSFVAGIGFTVSLLVGELAYGSSSVADEHVKIGVLLGSFLAAVIGGVILARRNARARRAQLVD from the coding sequence GTGTCCACTTCCCCTTCTCGTTTCTCCCTCGCTCCGCACGAGCTGTGGCGGGGCATCCGCTCCAACGCCCGCAGCGACGTCCTCGGAGGCTCTCTCCTTCTCGTGGCGACGGTGGCCGCCCTCATCCTGGCGAACAGCCCGGCGGCCCCCTGGTACGAATCGGTGCGCGACTTCACCTTCGGCATCCCCGAACTGCATCTCGAGCTCAGCGTCGGGGCCTGGGCCGCCGACGGGCTGCTGGCGATCTTCTTCTTCGTCGTGGGCCTCGAGCTGAAGGAGGAGTTCGTCACCGGACGCCTGCGCGACCCACGCCAGGCCGCCCTGCCGATCGCCGCGGCGGTGGGAGGCGTCGCCGTGCCGGCATTGATCTTCGTCATGATCAACGTGAACAGCGGGGCGGACGTGCTGCGCGGGTGGGCGATCCCCACCGCGACGGACATCGCCTTCGCCGTCGCCGTGATCGCCGTGGTCGGGAAATTCCTCCCTCCTGCACTCCGCGTCTTCCTGCTGACGCTGGCGATCATCGATGACCTGATCGCGATCACCATCATCGCGACCTTCTACACCGAGACGATCAGCGTCCCGTGGCTCGCTCTCGCGCTGCTGCCGCTGGCCGGATTCGCGCTGCTCGCACAGAAGGGTGTGTGCGCCTGGTGGATCCTGCTGCCGCTCGCGATCGCGGTGTGGGTGTGCATCCACACCGCAGGCGTGCATGCCACGGTCGCCGGTGTGCTGCTCGGCTTCGTCGTGCCCGTGGTACCCACGGAACGCGCTCGCGTGCGCGCGGGGAACGATGAGTCCGGCGAGCCGCTGTACGACGGCATGGCTCCGCACTTCGCGGACCGCTGGGGTGTCGTTGCGACGCTCTTCGCCGTGCCGATCTTCGCGTTCTTCGCCGCAGGGGTGACCATCGGCGGACTCGATGGACTCCGCTCTGCACTCACCGACCCGATCACGATCGGCATCATCGTGGGCTTGGTCGCCGGAAAGCCCATCGGGATCCTCGCGACGACGTTCCTGCTCAGTCGACTCCCCGCACTGCGCCTCGACGAGACGCTGCGCTGGCCAGACCTGGTCGGTATGAGCTTCGTCGCCGGAATCGGCTTCACCGTCTCTCTCCTGGTCGGCGAGCTCGCCTATGGATCGAGCTCGGTCGCCGACGAGCATGTGAAGATCGGCGTGCTCCTCGGGTCGTTCCTCGCTGCGGTCATCGGCGGAGTGATCCTGGCCCGCCGCAACGCTCGCGCGCGCCGCGCTCAGCTCGTCGACTGA
- a CDS encoding DoxX family protein, whose product MLIAYWIVAGLLALAYLGAGAMKVVRPPATLAESGLTWAPDFPLWTVKAIGVVEVLGALGLILPPLTGIATILAPLAAVGLVLVQLGAIVTHVVRGEVKTLVVNIVLLVLAIAAAWLGFASWA is encoded by the coding sequence ATGTTGATCGCATATTGGATCGTCGCGGGGCTGCTCGCACTCGCCTATCTCGGCGCTGGTGCGATGAAGGTCGTTCGCCCACCGGCCACGCTGGCCGAGTCCGGCCTGACCTGGGCTCCCGACTTCCCGCTGTGGACGGTCAAGGCGATCGGAGTCGTCGAGGTGCTCGGCGCCCTCGGCCTGATCCTTCCCCCGCTCACCGGCATCGCCACGATCCTGGCCCCGCTCGCCGCCGTCGGTCTGGTGCTGGTGCAGCTCGGCGCGATCGTCACCCACGTCGTGCGCGGCGAGGTCAAGACGCTCGTGGTGAACATCGTGCTGCTGGTGCTCGCCATCGCCGCCGCCTGGCTCGGATTCGCATCATGGGCGTGA
- a CDS encoding VOC family protein, translating into MSSPGDWRSTPTATTGAAPDGTQMDTVELLVRDLDAMTAYYRDAVTLDVLEHSGASAVLGRGAQKIMTLRQERDLPAANPRGAGLYHTAILFQDPQQLASSLFQMAQRVPQTFTGSADHLVSEAFYFTDPEGNGLELYHDRPRGEWQRTPGGGVVMDSLPLDPNAFLRQWLDEDAATAGDTAAIGHVHLQVGDIPTAKRFYVDVLGLDVTADLGSALFVSAGGYHHHIGMNTWQSAGAGPRAASLGLGDVRIQVPTRDDVEAMAERVLGHGIHGADDGRSLHLADPWGTRLVISPQGR; encoded by the coding sequence ATGTCTTCGCCCGGGGACTGGCGCTCGACTCCGACGGCGACGACAGGAGCCGCGCCCGACGGCACGCAGATGGACACCGTCGAGCTGCTCGTCCGCGACCTCGACGCCATGACCGCTTACTACCGCGATGCCGTCACGCTCGATGTGCTCGAGCACTCCGGCGCCTCTGCCGTGCTCGGACGCGGCGCGCAGAAGATCATGACGCTGCGGCAGGAAAGGGACCTCCCCGCGGCGAACCCCCGCGGCGCCGGGCTCTATCACACGGCCATCCTGTTCCAGGATCCGCAGCAGCTCGCATCCTCGCTCTTCCAGATGGCCCAGCGGGTGCCCCAGACCTTCACGGGCTCAGCGGACCACCTCGTCAGCGAGGCGTTCTACTTCACCGATCCCGAGGGCAACGGCCTCGAGCTCTACCATGACCGCCCTCGCGGCGAGTGGCAGCGGACACCGGGCGGCGGTGTGGTGATGGACTCCCTCCCGCTCGACCCGAATGCGTTCCTGCGGCAGTGGCTCGACGAGGATGCGGCCACCGCCGGAGACACCGCGGCGATCGGTCACGTGCACCTGCAGGTGGGCGACATCCCCACGGCGAAGCGGTTCTACGTCGACGTGCTCGGCCTCGACGTCACCGCCGATCTGGGATCGGCCCTGTTCGTCTCTGCCGGCGGCTACCACCATCACATCGGCATGAACACCTGGCAGAGCGCCGGGGCCGGACCCCGTGCCGCCTCCCTCGGGCTCGGCGATGTGCGCATCCAGGTGCCGACCCGCGACGACGTCGAGGCGATGGCGGAACGGGTGCTCGGTCACGGGATCCACGGCGCCGACGACGGTCGCAGCCTGCATCTCGCCGACCCGTGGGGCACGCGGTTGGTGATCTCGCCGCAGGGGCGGTGA
- a CDS encoding metal-sensitive transcriptional regulator, giving the protein MIIENADAQRKILNRLKRAQGQLAAVIAAVEAESDCRTVVTQLSAVSSALDRAGFQIIATAMKECLADPDDGAQNAEGVSLAELEKLFLSLS; this is encoded by the coding sequence ATGATCATCGAGAACGCAGACGCGCAACGAAAGATCCTCAACCGGCTCAAGCGCGCTCAGGGGCAGCTGGCGGCGGTCATCGCCGCAGTGGAGGCGGAGAGCGACTGCCGGACCGTCGTCACCCAGCTCTCTGCCGTGAGCTCCGCCCTGGACAGGGCGGGTTTCCAGATCATCGCGACCGCGATGAAGGAGTGCCTCGCCGACCCCGACGACGGTGCGCAGAATGCGGAGGGCGTGTCGCTGGCAGAACTCGAGAAGCTCTTCCTGTCATTGTCCTGA
- a CDS encoding FAD-dependent oxidoreductase: MTAPRRVLIVGGVAGGMSAATRLRRLDESAEITVIERGPEVSYANCGLPYYVGGVIPERASLLLQTPDSLHRRFRLDVRVRHEASRIDTARKTVDVIDLDSGRRTVETYDALVLALGASPRRAETGSSIPVLSLRTVADADAIHSSLTRPGIPVVVIGGGYTGLEAAENLVSRGAAVTLVQRGEQLLSPLDIEMSAPILAAVRSHGVDVRLCVTITGTTDGAVALSDGTSAPAELIVDASGVTPETQLATAAGIAIGETGGIRVDASCRTSAPDVFAVGDGVEKTELVGGGTALITMAGLANRHGRMVADIIAGRAPSSRPALGTGIVSVFGSVAAKVGWSEKQLTTAGRDFYTAHVHPASHAGYFPGAETMSMKLLADPLTDRILGAQIVGREGIDKRIDVIATAMHAGLPASELSQLELAYAPQFGSAKDAVNMLGYVAENTRSGTTPTLQWHELDDALTAGAALIDVRTPAEFAAGAIPGAINVPLDELRERLDELPDGPLIVHCQVGLRGHAATRLLAQHGFAVRNLDGGYRTWHDARSARSGSRT, translated from the coding sequence ATGACCGCGCCCCGCAGGGTCCTGATCGTCGGAGGGGTGGCCGGCGGAATGTCGGCGGCGACCAGGCTGCGCAGACTCGACGAATCCGCCGAGATCACCGTGATCGAACGCGGGCCCGAGGTCTCGTATGCCAACTGCGGCCTGCCCTACTACGTCGGGGGCGTGATCCCGGAGCGGGCATCGCTGCTGCTGCAGACACCGGACTCCCTGCACAGACGCTTCCGCCTCGACGTGCGCGTACGGCATGAGGCCTCGCGTATCGACACGGCTCGGAAGACGGTCGACGTGATCGACCTCGACAGCGGTCGGCGCACCGTCGAGACATACGACGCTCTCGTGCTCGCGCTCGGCGCCTCCCCCCGACGAGCCGAGACGGGATCGAGCATCCCCGTCCTCTCGCTGCGCACGGTCGCCGACGCCGACGCGATCCACTCCTCGCTCACGCGCCCCGGCATCCCCGTCGTGGTCATCGGCGGTGGCTATACCGGGCTCGAGGCTGCCGAGAATCTCGTCAGCCGAGGCGCCGCCGTGACACTGGTGCAGCGCGGTGAGCAGTTGCTCTCGCCGTTGGACATCGAGATGAGCGCCCCGATCCTCGCCGCCGTGCGCTCACACGGCGTGGATGTGCGGCTCTGCGTGACGATCACCGGGACGACGGACGGCGCTGTCGCGCTGAGCGATGGCACGTCGGCTCCTGCCGAACTCATCGTCGATGCATCCGGTGTCACCCCGGAGACGCAGCTCGCGACCGCGGCGGGGATCGCGATCGGCGAGACAGGCGGAATCCGCGTCGACGCATCCTGCCGCACCAGCGCCCCCGATGTCTTCGCTGTGGGTGACGGCGTGGAGAAGACCGAGCTCGTCGGTGGGGGCACCGCGCTGATCACGATGGCCGGCTTGGCGAACCGGCACGGTCGAATGGTCGCCGACATCATCGCCGGTCGCGCTCCGTCGTCGCGACCGGCTCTCGGCACAGGCATCGTCAGCGTCTTCGGAAGCGTCGCCGCGAAGGTCGGCTGGAGCGAGAAGCAGCTGACGACCGCCGGCCGCGACTTCTACACGGCGCACGTGCACCCCGCATCACACGCCGGCTACTTCCCTGGCGCGGAGACGATGTCGATGAAGCTCCTCGCGGACCCCCTGACGGATCGCATCCTCGGCGCGCAGATCGTCGGTCGCGAGGGGATCGACAAGCGGATCGACGTGATCGCGACGGCGATGCACGCGGGGCTCCCGGCCTCCGAGCTGTCCCAGCTCGAACTCGCCTACGCGCCGCAGTTCGGCTCAGCCAAGGATGCCGTGAACATGCTCGGATACGTCGCGGAGAACACCCGATCCGGCACGACCCCGACGCTGCAGTGGCACGAACTCGATGACGCGCTCACCGCGGGAGCAGCGCTGATCGACGTGCGGACACCGGCGGAGTTCGCAGCCGGGGCCATCCCCGGAGCGATCAACGTGCCGCTCGACGAACTCAGAGAGCGTCTCGACGAGCTTCCCGACGGCCCGCTCATCGTCCACTGCCAGGTCGGGCTGCGGGGACACGCCGCCACCCGCCTGCTCGCACAGCACGGCTTCGCCGTGCGCAACCTCGACGGAGGCTACCGCACCTGGCACGACGCCCGGAGCGCGAGATCCGGCAGCCGGACCTGA
- a CDS encoding metalloregulator ArsR/SmtB family transcription factor — protein sequence MSVTLTTADDTCSPVATHAIGLEAASSVAATLKALSDPLRLRMLSAIASDPRGESCVCDLAELADVSQPTVSHHLKVLKDVDVLTSERRGTWVWYRIDPSRRSAVTALLDSFAPASVAPWSGDGEARRPDFDARVTRLAQELAAETPELDADVVLTTVRESYTALARTARVTSALVPLTERFARQRLSDLTRDRATAVPQVLFVCVANAGRSQLAAALVNKLAGGKVVARSAGSSPADVIHPHVRSLLAEIEGDTAAERFPKPLTDDAVRAADVVITMGCGDVCPIIPGVRYDDWAVGDPALASPEGVEAIRDDIAGRVRALVDDLLP from the coding sequence ATGAGTGTCACCCTGACGACCGCAGATGACACCTGCAGTCCCGTCGCCACCCACGCCATCGGGCTGGAGGCCGCCTCCTCGGTCGCAGCCACGCTGAAGGCCCTGTCGGATCCGCTGCGGCTGCGGATGCTGTCGGCCATCGCATCCGACCCGCGCGGCGAGTCCTGTGTCTGCGATCTCGCCGAGCTCGCGGATGTCTCGCAGCCGACCGTCTCACACCATCTCAAGGTGCTGAAGGATGTCGACGTCCTCACCTCCGAGCGGCGGGGAACCTGGGTCTGGTACCGGATCGATCCGAGCCGACGGAGCGCCGTCACGGCACTGCTCGATTCGTTCGCACCCGCCAGCGTCGCGCCCTGGAGCGGCGACGGCGAAGCGCGCCGGCCCGACTTCGATGCACGGGTGACCCGTCTCGCGCAGGAGCTCGCGGCGGAGACCCCGGAGCTCGATGCCGACGTCGTGCTCACGACCGTCCGCGAGTCCTACACGGCCCTCGCGCGGACCGCTCGCGTCACCTCGGCGCTGGTTCCCCTCACCGAGCGCTTCGCCCGTCAGCGCCTCAGCGACCTCACCCGTGACCGGGCCACGGCGGTGCCCCAGGTGCTGTTCGTCTGTGTCGCCAACGCCGGACGCTCGCAACTCGCCGCGGCGCTCGTCAACAAGCTCGCCGGTGGCAAGGTCGTGGCCCGCTCGGCGGGATCGAGCCCGGCGGACGTCATCCACCCGCATGTGCGCTCGCTGCTGGCCGAGATCGAAGGCGATACCGCAGCCGAGCGATTCCCGAAGCCGCTCACCGACGACGCCGTCCGCGCGGCCGACGTCGTCATCACGATGGGGTGCGGCGATGTCTGCCCCATCATCCCCGGGGTGCGCTACGACGACTGGGCTGTCGGCGACCCGGCCCTCGCCTCGCCCGAAGGCGTCGAGGCCATCCGCGACGACATCGCCGGCCGCGTGCGCGCACTCGTCGACGACCTCCTTCCCTGA
- a CDS encoding FAD-dependent oxidoreductase gives MSELPVVVIGAGPQGLAAAAHLVERDVSVIVVERGRGPASAVSEWGHVRLFSAWPELTDAAARRLLESTGWSAPVSGYPTGAEWVRDYLAPLAGVMGERIRYGATVTGVARQGRDKVVDAGRRSQPFVVHTVDGEGGESRFLARAVIDASGTWGLPNPAGADGFPAIGETAAVDLISYRIPAEISELAGSHVVVVGAGHSATHAVLRLSELARRSPGTRVTWLLRRGSAANVFGGGAGDELTERAALGSRARKVIDDGVVDLVTGFRVAEFRQRDDGLTVIAEDGREVTAVGHVFALTGFRPDTGMLRELRIDLDPTLEAVAGIASDIDPNIHSCGSVPATGARELAQPEAGFFIVGAKSYGRAPTFLALTGYEQVRSVVAHLTGDVVAAARSELTLPATGVCGGSGDFDDNAAGCCVAPAVLQIGARPVSAP, from the coding sequence ATGTCCGAGCTTCCTGTCGTCGTCATCGGAGCGGGCCCGCAGGGCCTTGCCGCCGCGGCGCATCTCGTCGAACGCGACGTGAGCGTCATCGTCGTCGAGCGTGGGCGTGGTCCTGCCTCGGCGGTCTCCGAATGGGGGCATGTGCGCCTGTTCTCGGCGTGGCCGGAGCTCACGGATGCAGCCGCCCGTCGCCTGCTCGAGTCGACCGGGTGGAGTGCGCCCGTGTCGGGCTATCCGACCGGGGCGGAGTGGGTGCGCGACTACCTGGCGCCGCTCGCCGGTGTCATGGGAGAGCGGATCCGCTACGGCGCGACCGTCACCGGAGTGGCGCGCCAGGGGCGGGACAAAGTCGTCGACGCAGGGCGCAGGAGTCAACCGTTCGTCGTCCACACGGTCGATGGCGAGGGCGGCGAATCCCGCTTTCTCGCCCGTGCTGTCATCGACGCGAGCGGCACCTGGGGGCTACCGAATCCTGCGGGGGCGGACGGCTTCCCTGCCATCGGCGAGACCGCGGCAGTGGACCTGATCTCGTACCGCATCCCTGCCGAAATCTCGGAACTCGCCGGTTCGCATGTCGTCGTCGTGGGGGCAGGGCACTCGGCAACTCACGCCGTACTGCGCCTGAGCGAGCTGGCACGTCGGTCACCGGGAACGCGCGTGACCTGGTTGCTGCGCCGGGGGAGTGCGGCGAACGTCTTCGGCGGCGGCGCCGGAGACGAGCTTACCGAGCGCGCCGCACTCGGCTCCCGTGCGCGCAAGGTGATCGACGACGGTGTCGTGGATCTGGTGACAGGGTTCCGTGTCGCCGAGTTCCGGCAGCGCGATGACGGGCTGACGGTCATCGCCGAAGACGGACGCGAGGTAACGGCTGTCGGGCACGTCTTCGCCCTCACCGGCTTCCGTCCTGACACCGGGATGCTGCGAGAGCTGCGGATCGACCTCGATCCCACGCTCGAGGCCGTCGCGGGCATCGCATCCGATATCGACCCGAACATCCACTCCTGCGGATCGGTGCCTGCGACCGGCGCGAGAGAGCTTGCGCAGCCGGAAGCGGGGTTCTTCATCGTCGGAGCGAAGTCGTACGGGCGAGCCCCGACCTTCCTGGCGCTCACCGGGTATGAGCAGGTACGCAGCGTCGTCGCGCATCTCACGGGCGACGTCGTGGCGGCCGCCCGCAGCGAGCTCACCCTTCCGGCAACCGGAGTGTGCGGCGGATCCGGAGACTTCGACGACAACGCGGCTGGGTGCTGTGTCGCCCCCGCTGTCCTTCAGATCGGTGCGCGGCCGGTGAGCGCCCCCTGA
- a CDS encoding TerC family protein: MEITPLIWVITIAVTIAFFVYEFFAHVRTPHEPSIAESARWSIFYISLALLFGVGIGVFSGWTFGGEYFAGYLTEKALSVDNLFVFLIVMTGFAVPKIYQQKVLMIGIVIALILRGIFIAVGATLIENFSWIFYLFGALLLVLAYRQAFSNHESDPANGRFMTFVRRHLPVSDEYNEDRLTVVKNGKRFVTPMLLTIIAIGFVDLVFAVDSIPAIYGLTDEAYIVFTANAFALMGLRQLYFLIGGLLERLVYLAQGLAVILAFIGVKLVFHALHVNELPFVNGGEPVLWAPEIPIWFSLLFIAATIAVATVASLMKTRRDPAAVTSDTETPITKEHS; encoded by the coding sequence TTGGAAATCACGCCCCTCATCTGGGTCATCACGATCGCGGTCACGATCGCGTTCTTCGTCTATGAGTTCTTCGCGCACGTGCGCACACCGCACGAGCCGAGCATCGCCGAGTCCGCGCGGTGGTCGATCTTCTACATCAGCCTCGCGCTGCTGTTCGGTGTCGGCATCGGCGTCTTCTCCGGGTGGACGTTCGGCGGGGAGTACTTCGCCGGGTATCTGACCGAGAAGGCACTGTCGGTCGACAACCTCTTCGTGTTCCTGATCGTGATGACCGGGTTCGCGGTACCGAAGATCTATCAGCAGAAGGTGCTGATGATCGGCATCGTGATCGCGCTGATCCTGCGCGGGATCTTCATCGCGGTCGGCGCGACGCTGATCGAGAACTTCTCCTGGATCTTCTACCTGTTCGGCGCGTTGCTCCTCGTGCTCGCCTACCGTCAGGCGTTCAGCAACCATGAGAGCGACCCCGCCAACGGACGCTTCATGACCTTCGTCCGCCGCCACCTTCCCGTGAGCGACGAGTACAACGAGGACCGTCTGACGGTCGTCAAGAACGGCAAGCGCTTCGTCACACCGATGCTCCTGACGATCATCGCGATCGGCTTCGTCGACCTGGTCTTCGCGGTCGACTCGATCCCCGCGATCTACGGCCTGACCGACGAGGCGTACATCGTGTTCACCGCGAACGCCTTCGCGCTCATGGGTCTGCGTCAGCTGTACTTCCTGATCGGCGGTCTCCTGGAGCGCCTGGTCTACCTCGCGCAGGGTCTCGCGGTCATCCTCGCGTTCATCGGCGTCAAGCTCGTCTTCCACGCCCTGCATGTCAACGAGCTCCCGTTCGTCAACGGCGGTGAGCCGGTGCTCTGGGCCCCCGAGATCCCCATCTGGTTCTCGCTGCTCTTCATCGCCGCGACCATCGCGGTCGCCACGGTCGCCAGCCTCATGAAGACGCGACGCGACCCCGCCGCCGTCACTTCCGACACCGAAACCCCCATCACAAAGGAGCACTCTTGA
- a CDS encoding DUF2848 family protein yields MTPPREALIDLPELHNPKVVVVGYAGRDLASVQHHIDELAAIGVAPPPEVPMLYPMPQETLERSAAIEVQGRGTSGEVEPVLVRAGSRWYLTIGSDHTDRDLEVQDILLSKQVCGKPIASQAIALDGDPTDGAADALWDSAHMDSWVDGVPYQSGPLSTLRHPSDLIERVTAANDTTGDLVIFGGTVPLIDGTFRPGQVFTATLAVPGVDSLHLAYTTTVSKEETDEQA; encoded by the coding sequence ATGACCCCGCCCCGTGAAGCTCTCATCGATCTTCCCGAACTCCACAACCCAAAAGTAGTCGTCGTCGGATATGCAGGACGGGATCTTGCCTCAGTCCAGCACCACATCGACGAGCTCGCCGCCATCGGCGTGGCCCCGCCCCCCGAGGTTCCCATGCTGTACCCCATGCCCCAGGAGACTCTGGAACGCTCCGCCGCGATCGAGGTGCAGGGCCGCGGGACGTCCGGAGAGGTAGAGCCCGTTCTCGTGCGGGCAGGATCCCGCTGGTACCTCACCATCGGCTCCGATCACACAGACCGAGATCTCGAAGTCCAAGACATCCTTCTCTCCAAGCAGGTATGCGGGAAGCCCATCGCGTCGCAAGCGATCGCCCTCGATGGCGACCCGACTGACGGGGCTGCCGATGCCCTATGGGACTCCGCGCACATGGACAGCTGGGTGGATGGTGTGCCCTATCAGAGCGGACCACTCTCCACCCTTCGTCACCCCAGCGACCTCATCGAGCGCGTTACCGCAGCCAACGACACCACCGGCGATCTCGTGATCTTCGGCGGAACCGTACCCCTGATTGACGGCACGTTCCGACCCGGCCAGGTGTTCACCGCGACCCTGGCAGTGCCAGGCGTTGACTCACTCCACCTCGCATACACAACCACCGTCTCGAAAGAAGAAACCGATGAACAAGCCTGA
- a CDS encoding ArsR/SmtB family transcription factor: MSPEDADRVARVFKALGDPTRVRLLSLIAAGAGGEACICDLTEPVGLSQGTVSHHMKLLADAGLVTREQRGKWAYFALDVDAMDAAAAALRAL, translated from the coding sequence ATGTCCCCCGAGGATGCCGACCGTGTCGCTCGGGTGTTCAAGGCGCTGGGCGACCCCACGCGGGTCAGACTGTTGTCTCTCATCGCTGCCGGCGCGGGCGGGGAGGCGTGCATCTGCGACCTGACCGAGCCCGTCGGCCTCTCGCAGGGCACCGTTTCTCACCACATGAAGCTCCTCGCGGACGCCGGACTCGTCACGCGCGAACAACGCGGCAAGTGGGCCTACTTCGCTCTCGACGTCGACGCGATGGATGCCGCCGCCGCAGCCCTCCGCGCCCTGTGA
- a CDS encoding arsenate reductase ArsC: MTDTTTMPSVLFVCVHNAGRSQMAAGFLREIAGDRIEVRSAGSMPAEQINPIAVEAMSEVGIDITAEQPKVLTTEAVQASDVVITMGCGDACPFFPGKRYEDWKLDDPAGQGIDAVRPIRDDIRARIEQLVSELI, translated from the coding sequence ATGACCGACACGACCACCATGCCCTCCGTCCTCTTCGTCTGCGTGCACAACGCCGGCCGCTCGCAGATGGCCGCCGGGTTCCTGCGCGAGATCGCCGGTGACCGCATCGAGGTGCGCTCCGCCGGTTCGATGCCCGCCGAGCAGATCAACCCGATCGCCGTCGAAGCCATGTCCGAAGTCGGCATCGACATCACCGCCGAGCAGCCCAAGGTGCTCACCACGGAGGCCGTTCAAGCCTCGGATGTGGTGATCACGATGGGATGCGGCGACGCCTGCCCCTTCTTCCCCGGCAAGCGCTACGAGGATTGGAAGCTCGACGACCCGGCCGGCCAGGGCATTGATGCGGTGCGCCCGATCCGGGACGACATCCGTGCGCGGATCGAACAGCTGGTGAGCGAACTGATCTGA
- a CDS encoding cupin domain-containing protein: MNKPEVEFTDIETVPVTPCAGTVAELTERILAADPDSGTATRILYFAPGCDTTPNGVQIHDFWEEVYILNGSITDTRLGQTFTAGMYAVRPPGMPHGPWTSTEGAQTYEVRYPAS; encoded by the coding sequence ATGAACAAGCCTGAAGTCGAATTCACTGACATCGAGACCGTGCCAGTCACCCCGTGTGCCGGCACCGTCGCAGAGCTAACCGAACGCATCCTCGCAGCGGACCCTGACAGCGGCACCGCCACCCGCATCCTGTACTTCGCCCCAGGATGCGACACCACCCCCAACGGCGTCCAGATCCACGACTTCTGGGAAGAGGTCTACATCCTCAACGGCTCCATCACGGACACCCGCCTCGGACAGACCTTCACAGCCGGAATGTACGCCGTCCGGCCCCCCGGAATGCCCCACGGCCCCTGGACCTCCACCGAAGGCGCCCAAACCTACGAAGTGCGATACCCGGCGTCCTAA
- a CDS encoding MarR family winged helix-turn-helix transcriptional regulator: MDERESRAWLGLVAVTQLLPAALDSQLQREAHLTHFEFMVLTVLRFAPQSTLRMTALADATHATLARLSHVCTRLEKRGVVERTPSPDDRRATDVRLTSDGRRMLIRAMPGHIATARRLVIDALTPAQLDALAEIAESITDRLTAGGACPPDRD; the protein is encoded by the coding sequence ATGGATGAGCGTGAGTCGCGCGCCTGGCTCGGCCTGGTGGCTGTGACGCAGCTGCTTCCGGCCGCTCTGGATTCGCAGCTGCAGCGGGAAGCGCACCTGACGCACTTCGAGTTCATGGTGCTGACGGTGCTCCGGTTCGCGCCGCAGAGCACGCTGCGCATGACCGCTCTCGCCGACGCCACCCATGCGACGCTCGCGAGGCTCTCCCACGTCTGCACGCGTCTGGAGAAGCGCGGGGTGGTGGAGCGCACACCGTCTCCCGACGATCGGCGGGCGACCGACGTCCGGCTCACCTCCGACGGGCGGCGGATGCTGATCCGCGCGATGCCGGGGCATATCGCGACCGCACGACGCCTCGTGATCGATGCGCTGACCCCGGCGCAGCTGGACGCGCTGGCCGAGATCGCCGAGTCGATCACCGACCGGTTGACGGCCGGTGGGGCGTGCCCGCCCGACCGCGACTGA
- a CDS encoding RNA polymerase sigma factor, which produces MRHWDGFALTEIAQHLGRPAGTIRSRYSRARAVLRAVLEAE; this is translated from the coding sequence CTGCGTCACTGGGACGGGTTCGCGCTCACCGAGATCGCACAGCACCTCGGCAGGCCTGCGGGAACGATCCGCAGTCGCTACAGCCGAGCGCGCGCCGTGTTGCGGGCCGTCCTCGAGGCGGAGTGA